Genomic DNA from Hymenobacter jejuensis:
GCAGCAACGGTTGGTTCGGGCCGAAGTTGGGTGGGAATTTCTTCGGTTCCGGATTATAAAGAGGCGCTCTGGGTGGGGCGCCTTTTTTGTGCCCTTTACGCAGAGAATATCCTCAAACTAATACTGCATTACATCCTGCCGGTTTACAGCAACTTTATAAAGTCAATACAGCACCATAACTGGATAACTCAGGCGTAGTCAGGCCCCTCTGGAGCCTGTACCTTTGTGCTTGTATTTGGTGTGCCATGCTCTCTCAGCATTTTCAGCAAAAGCTACTCTGAGAGACGCATCACGGGATTCTCGCCATAGCGAGGCAGAAGTTACAATTCTCTGCAAGCCCGCGTCCCGGCACCGCTTGCTCCGACGCGTGGAGCAAGTCATTCGGCTTACACAGCCTGGGAAATAGCAGAAACCCAAACCTTTTTCGGGAGCTTTCAGTATAACCAATTGATAGTCAATTAGTTATACTGTATTTCCATTTCTGCTTCGAGCCAAAGCCCGCTCGAACTGCCCACGAAAGCTTACTCGAAGCCAAGTCTTTGAGTCCTTGAAAGACTTTCGGGCACATGGAAAACCCAACTTCCACTCCAATGAAACTCACAATGATACGCCATACTTCACATTTCAATTTACATACCGGCCCTACCCCCTACCGCACTCACGAGCTAGAGATTGGGGCCACTGAATACGCGGCCCTAGAGGCCGGCACCCGGCCCTTCGACGTCCGGTACAATGACCGCGATTACCAAGTTGGTGATGCTTTGATTCTGCGCGAATATGAGCAGGACAGCGGCCGCACCTTGCTTCGATGGGTCAGCACGGTAGTGCACGGCGGCCATTCCGGCCTTGAGCACGGTTGGTGCATTCTGGGCCTGAGCGAGCGCGCTCCGTTGCCGCCCGGCATTCTGGACACTAAACTTTGGTAAAAGGGTTTTTGCAAGCCGCTCATTCACAGTATTTTAACTAGTACAGCAGCTTGCTAGTACTAGTCTTTTTTTACGCACGGGCATAAATTTTCCCGCCGGGAAACGTGTGTCCGCGCCTTACTTCCACTTTTACATTTCCTGACATGTACATACCGTATGTCTGGCACCTCACGGCCGAAGACGGCCAGCGGGCCGTTCGCTTCCTGAAAATCTATTTTTACCGCGCCCTGCCGCGTTTCCGACGAACTACAAAAACCTGGTCTTATTAGACCAGGTTTTTTTATTGCTATCTAGGCTATCGGTTGATTACCAATGATCTACTCTTAATAGCAAGTAATATGGGCTAGCTCAACGGTAGCCGCTTTGGAATAGTATTTGTAAACGTCGGAGCCAACCAGCCGGGAAGCCGGTTTTCCCACCCTGATTTGTATTTGCCTATGCCCCTGCCCCTTACTCAACCGTTGCGTCTGTATTTTGAAAACCCGGTGGGCCGCATTCTGGAACACCCCGATGGCATTGCCTGGGTACAGTACCAACCGGGGCCGCGCCAATTTGATCATCTTAAGGCTTTCCTGACTCATACCGGCCGCTTGCTGGGGCTGCGTGGATGGCGCAAGCTGCTAGGCGATCAGCGCCTGATGGCTCCGTTCACGCCGGAAGAAAGCGCCTGGATTGTGGATTATTGGCTTGCCCATCAAGGCGACGACAAGCAGCCGCTTTACGGCGCCGTACTCTTGCCTCACGATGTATTTGCGCGCCTGTCGGTTAGCCAGATGATGCACGAAGCCCAAGCGGCCGCCCTCACCTACCGACTCTTTGAAGAAGTGCCAGCGGCCGAGGCCTGGCTGCGCCAGTTGGGATAGAGCACCTCCGTTTCACGACTCAATTCCGGACTTATAACCTTACAAATAGCCCTTTCGGCAAGCTGTGGTGCTTCGAAACTCAGCTTGCCGAAAGGGCTATTTTTTTGTCTGATTTAGAACCGGATGCAGCTTTAAATCAAGCGGTTGGGCAAAGGAAACTCCGCTCAAAATCTTCGTACTCTGTTCCCGCTGGGCGAGCAACGCCGCTGAGGGCGCTACCATCTGTTCCGAGAGGATTTTACCGCCTTTCCCTACCAGCCGAATCGCCAACTTTTGGTCGGTTGCTTCTACTTTCAGCACTGACTCCTTCTTGACAACTACCGCAGTGGGCGCAAAGGGAAACACATCAACTATTACTTTGGCTTCCAAATCGTTGAAAGTATAGGAGTACGCCGTCATGTGGCCGGCCTCATACTGGGCTGATACTGAGCTCTTTCCTACCAAGAAGTTGTATTCCAGATTCTTGATCGAAGCCGGCATGCGCGGCGCCAAGGTCAGGAGGTGGTTGGCCATGTCGGGGCGGATGCCCAGAAAATACTGGTACCAAATGCGCAGCTGCTCGGCATTGGACCACGCCTGTAAGTACGCGCCCGTCAGGCGGGGCCAGCTTTCGCCGGGGTGCGGATAGGCATCCATGTTTTCGCTCAGGCCACCGACTACGCCACGGGTCAGGGCCTGCCGATTCATGTTGGCAAAGAGTTGGTACGCCGTTTCGGTCTGCCCGGCTTCGATCATGCGCTGCATGGCTATGCCATTGTTCCAGAGCCAGATAGCTCCGCGGTGGTAAGCAGCATCTTTGTGGTAGTACTCCGGCGCCAGATGAAACGGATGAAACTGCGGATCGTGGCGATCCAGGGAGGCCACGCCCCACGGATACACCAGCTCCTCCCACGTTTTGCGGATTACCTGGTGCTTAAAAGCGGGGTCGTCCACCAGGTCCAGGGCGTAGAGTTGGTTGGGACGCAGGGTAAAGTCGGCTTGGTTATGCTTGTCGAGGCGGTCGGCGAGGTAGTCGTGCTGCGGGTCGCGGTAGTCCTGCTCAAAATGCGTTTTGACTTGCTGCGCCAAGCGTTCCCACTTCGTTTTGTTGGCCGAATCGTGCATGTAGGTGGCGAAATACGCCCCGGCCAGCAACTGCTGGTACCACAGCGCCTGAATGTCGTTGGCCCGACTGCCGCGCGGCGTATACGCCACGAGGTTGGCATCGCGGGCATCCATCCAGGTTTCGTTGTCTTCGTGCAGTAAATAGCCTTTCGCATCCACCCAATGCTGCAAAGCGCCTTCGATACTGGCCTGCACGTTAGGGTAAAGTTGACGAATCAGGGAGGTGTCGCCGGAGTACTTCACGTAGTCCTGCAACCCAATGATAAACCGCGGCGTGCCGTCGGTGGTGTGATAATCGATGTTGCTCGGATTCACGATGTTAGGCACCCGACCGTAGTAGCGCGAGCTTTTGTCGGTCTGCTGAAACTTGGCAAACGAAAGCAGAATCTGCTTTGCCGTTTCAAACTGTCCGGTCACCAACACAGCTCCCGGCAGCGCAATGAACTCATCGCGGCCCCAATACTCATTAAACCAAGGCAGGCCGGCGTAGATGCCATCGCCCTGCTGGCGCGTCACGAGCTGGTCCATGGTGGTGGCCAGCCAACGCAGAGCCAGGTCCAGCGAATCGTTGCTGGAACGTAGGTACGTGTTGGTTAGCAGATATTGCCGCATGCGATCCTGGCGGGCCTGCTGCAAGCCGGTACCGTTGCGCCGCACCTCCTGCAGCAAAGCAGTGATTTCGGCTTCGCCTTTGCCCACTAACACGTAAAATCCATCACCAGAGGCACTTACGCGCTGGCCGATTATACTGATAGATTGGGCCTGTTTGGGCGCCACGGCAATAAGGTAGCCTCCCTCCCGCGCCGAGAAGAAGGCCACGTTGTCCTGCTGGCGCAGGTAATGCACCTTGTCGCCCTTTAGCGCGATGCCTAAGGGTTGAGTGGCCCCACGCAGGGTTATTTCCAGTACGTTTTTGTAGTCAAATAGCCAAAGGTCCTCAACCAGCGCCGGCCCGTGCCGCCGCTCCAGCTTGTAGGGGTAGACTACAACTTCGGCTGCGCGATTGTCCAGCTTCTGGTCACCGACAAAGAGGTCATAGCCACCAAAAACGCGGTTTTTGGCAATGTTGAGACCTTCAAACCAAGCGTATTCCGGATGATTGGTTTCGTGGGTTTGCGTGAAGTAATAGGCGGCGGCTTTGTTGGTAAACGAAACGCTGCGGTTGGCCTGGCGCGGCACCGCAATCTTCATCGTTTCCAGTATATCGCTCTTTCTGCTCATAGAAGTATCCTTGCTCCTTACGCCCTCGCGGGTACAAGCGGCCAGAATCAAGGAAAAGCAGAATAAGAAAGCAAAAAATCGGGGCATGGGTAAAGTGCAAATATCCACGCAAAAGTACAGACTATGCAGCCAGTATTGGCCCTTTGCTTCCAGATAAGCAACATCCAAGCCCCGATTTTTCTACAGATTGCCTTTATAGCTAAGCCCTTCGTCGTACTTAAACAGCGGATAACCAGGGCCTTCCTTGTCGCCTGGCACGTCCTCCTTCTGGTTCTTAACGGCAGCTTCGGAAATCGGAGTTGTGAAGGGCATTTTGCCGGTAGGGTCGAATTTACCGGTTACAACGTCGAGCAGCGCTTCGGGTGTGGTGCCGAAAGTGGCCAGTACGCCTTTGATCTGGCTTTTGGTGGCGTCACCATAAATCTCACCAATAACCCAAGGGTTGGTGTAGTTGATGGCCAGCACGGTGGGCTTTTTGGCTGCCAGCGCGTTTACATACGCTACATCCACACCATTTTTAGACAAGGAAAG
This window encodes:
- a CDS encoding DUF3850 domain-containing protein — encoded protein: MKLTMIRHTSHFNLHTGPTPYRTHELEIGATEYAALEAGTRPFDVRYNDRDYQVGDALILREYEQDSGRTLLRWVSTVVHGGHSGLEHGWCILGLSERAPLPPGILDTKLW
- a CDS encoding amylo-alpha-1,6-glucosidase, whose product is MSRKSDILETMKIAVPRQANRSVSFTNKAAAYYFTQTHETNHPEYAWFEGLNIAKNRVFGGYDLFVGDQKLDNRAAEVVVYPYKLERRHGPALVEDLWLFDYKNVLEITLRGATQPLGIALKGDKVHYLRQQDNVAFFSAREGGYLIAVAPKQAQSISIIGQRVSASGDGFYVLVGKGEAEITALLQEVRRNGTGLQQARQDRMRQYLLTNTYLRSSNDSLDLALRWLATTMDQLVTRQQGDGIYAGLPWFNEYWGRDEFIALPGAVLVTGQFETAKQILLSFAKFQQTDKSSRYYGRVPNIVNPSNIDYHTTDGTPRFIIGLQDYVKYSGDTSLIRQLYPNVQASIEGALQHWVDAKGYLLHEDNETWMDARDANLVAYTPRGSRANDIQALWYQQLLAGAYFATYMHDSANKTKWERLAQQVKTHFEQDYRDPQHDYLADRLDKHNQADFTLRPNQLYALDLVDDPAFKHQVIRKTWEELVYPWGVASLDRHDPQFHPFHLAPEYYHKDAAYHRGAIWLWNNGIAMQRMIEAGQTETAYQLFANMNRQALTRGVVGGLSENMDAYPHPGESWPRLTGAYLQAWSNAEQLRIWYQYFLGIRPDMANHLLTLAPRMPASIKNLEYNFLVGKSSVSAQYEAGHMTAYSYTFNDLEAKVIVDVFPFAPTAVVVKKESVLKVEATDQKLAIRLVGKGGKILSEQMVAPSAALLAQREQSTKILSGVSFAQPLDLKLHPVLNQTKK